The genome window GCTTTACAGGCCGGGCTCGGCACCTTGGAATTCAGTCTCCCAAATCTTGGCCagagaaatttttattatataatatattcaaGCAGGTCTTTTtttaagccccccccccccatttttttgttttgttttgttttgtttttcttaatgggAGAGTAGTTCAGATGTCCTAACTTTCTATTATCATAAATGGAAGTTTCTTTTTGAGTCTTTTCCAATTCTTACAGAATATTCTCTGAAACTGTCTAAGAGCTACTCCTCCCAAAAGGACTTAGCCTAGAAGGCTTCCGCGGGAGTTTAGCTAAACACGTCAAAGGCAGAATCTTCCAAACATGGAAAAGGATGGCAGCTTCCACATTGCTGTAGGAAACGAATATACCATTTATTCTAAAACTTGACAGAGGATGTGCGCATACCTGCATGAAATCCCAAAGATCTACCATCTCCAGGAAAGCAGAGattcccagccagcctggctcagtggttgagtgtcaccctatgaaccaggaagtcacggttccattcctggtcagggcacatgcccatgttgcgggcacgatccccagtgtggggtgtgcaggagacagccgatccatgattctctctcatcactgatgttcctatctctctttccttctcccttcctctctgaaatcaatacaaatatattttttaaataaataggtaaaagCAAACGTTAAGTGAAGCAATATAGGGGCTTATTGAAGGAGGTTACTGGGGGTCAGATACAAGGACCACAAGAGTCGAGGAGACTCTCCGTCATCACACTAAGGGGGGAGGATATGTATAAATTGATACCAGACTTGGGTTAGAGCCATCTCTTATGGCCCACCCCTTCTACTTCATGTGGATAAAGCAGAACAATGACTGCTCATGAGGTGGTTGAGGactcagtgggggaggggggggagaattTGTAAAGAGCCTGTGCTAAACAAATCTGAAATTGTCCTCTCCTTGGCCATTTGTCTAAATTATAAGATTCCGTGCAGCTCCCAGGCTCCCTGAGGGACTGAGCCTATAGGAACTTGGGGAgtgtggaggagggtgggggtgactgTCAGTGCATGTCAGCGAGGAGGGAGCGGTAGGTGACAATGGGAGTGGCAGCGCCTGCCAGGAGAAGACCTTGCAGAGGATGGGgttggggaagtggggggagggggggctccccTGGCTTGGTAAGAAAGGAGTCCTTTGACTAATGTTTATTTACATTTCAGGCTCATAGGAAAAAAGATTGGAAATGTTGGGAGAGGAATCAATATTGCCATTGTCGATTGtaagttgttaaatattttctttgaaacttTTCTAAAGGCTCTGTGATGGGATTTTTCCCCCAGATACCTTGGGTTCTCGATGGTTTCTGCACTCAGTCTAGTCTAGGTTAACatttgaatgcatttttaaagttaCGTATTTAACTATTTTTACAACGCCTCACTTTCCAGATTATTTGTAGttccaaagaaaacacaatgaaaccAAATACAGATTTTTCAAACAAAACGAGGAGGACTGGCAGAGGCGGGGTGAGGCCCGAGGAGCagacctgggcctcccttttgCTCTCAGATTCCCGGTGGCCCAGCAGAAGGTGACACAGCCGCCGGTTCCTGAGGGACAAGGGCCTCAGGGAAGCCAATCCTGGCCTCCCCTAGGGCCTGGGAAAGACAGTCGCCACTGGGGACCCCGACGATAGCAGGTGTGGGGTGTCCCTGGAAGCCAGCTGAGCACATGGCCCAGTGACAGTGGGGCTGCAGGAACCCAAGACAGAACGTGCCCAGCGTGATGGTGGGAGGGGAGCCTGCAGCTCGCAGCGGAAAGCCCTGAGGCGGCAACGCTGGGGTCTCTGTGGGAAGAGGAAGGTGCGACAGGAGAGTGTAGGATGGAATCTCCTGGGAACCAGCCTGGAAGGAAGCCCCAGGGCAGCGGAGGAGCCCCGTCTCTGACCCAGGCCAGGCAGCAGCCGCTCTTTGGGCTCCAGGAAAGAGATGGGGAAGGAACAGGCCACGCCGAGAACCCTGGTGCCCCGGATGCACCCTGAGTCCCCACGAGCTTCCTGTGAAAAGCTGTTCCTTTTCTCTTCAGATGTGACCGGGAAAGCGATAGCAGCGCGGTATTTTGATATGTACGAAGGAGGTAAGAAAACTCTTTTCCTGTTCAAATTTAAACGAGTTCTAAACATAAATCAAGATTTTACCAGTAAGAAACACAAGCAAAATGCCCAACATTCTTAGTTGTCTCCGAAGAAAACTGCCAGACCTTCATGCTGAGGATTCTAGAACAGTCGTCCCTCCATAAGTGCTCTTACTTAGTCTCTGGGTTCATATAATTCAGTGTGAAGGCATTCTCTAGAAAATTCCTTTCCTCTGGTCACACTTGTCCTGaatcttctccctcccttccctcattGGATAACGGGAAAAGACATTTTCAAACCAAATCCATGTAAAGGAACGCAATCAGCATCCAGCCTGAATATCATCAGGATTTCTGTCCTGGGCCTGGTGCCCACTGGGCCTGCCATGCTCCTTCCCCGGGCCCGCGACCCCCACCTCCTTCAGCGTCTCTCCACCTGGGCACTGGGTCCTGGACATGGTGCCTGTCAGCATATGCCAGCCCTGAGGGCTGTGAACAGGTCTCTGTCAGATGACGGAGAGTCATGAGACATGCCGGTGCCTCTCGTGGGAGTTGTGCATGTTTACTCGGCAGCTAACTTACGCACAACCACCAGCACCGAGCCCCGGGGGTCAAGAGTAGGGTCAGAGGTCCGCCTTCCTTTTATCCTGAAAGACGCAGGCAGCCCCCTTAGCAAAGACTTCCccaggcaaggccaggcctgcatCCCTGTCTCTGTCCTGCCATCCCGCCTGAGCCGCTCCGATCTGGGATGCTCACGCACGGTCCAGAGAGGAGCTCCAGGAACCAGGATGCGCAGTGGCTACGGACgccgagggcagggaggggcagcacgtAGGGCAAGAGCCTCAGCTAACGGCGCTCCTAAAACTGGTTTGCGTTGACCCGACAGATAACTCCGGACCCATGACCCAGTTCATTCAGGGCGCACCTGCGAAGTCCCTGCTCTTCATGGTGACCCACGATGACGGCAGCACCCAGTGAGCACGCGTGGCATTGCCCAGCCGTGACTAGAAACCTGACACACGCAGCCAGCACGAGTGCCCTGTCCTCCTGCTTAcccgcctccccgccccaatcccccgccccggcccaggAGATGAGTGGCTTTGGAGACCTCTGTGCTGGGACAAACACAGTGGGACACACAGGAGTCCCCACGGGAGACATTCAGTCGCTCTCCTCTGTCCCCTAGGCTGCAGGAGGACGCCAAGGAGACCATAGAAGCTCTTGGAAGCAAAGAAATCAGGAACATGCGGTTCAGGTCCACCTGGGTCTTTCTTACAGCGAAGGGCTTTGAACTTCCTGCAggacttcagagagagaaggtgagtgtctgtcattgtttttttaaagtacagttaGTTATATAcgatattacattagtttcaggtgtataatacaGGGATGTAGCATTTATACACCGAACAGTGTGCTCACCACACCAAGTCTAGTGGCCATCTGTCACCATGCCAACGTACCACAGGGTGAGTGGTTTTGACATGTCCCTTCCCACGGGGGGTCAGGATAGCAGGATCTGTGATTTGAAAGGTTGCCAGTCGGTTACAACTCCCGGTCTCTAACTACATCCCTGCGTAGAGTGCGTGGGCCAGGGCCATGCGGGGGTGGGCACCTGGGCTGAGCGCTCGTCTCCCCGCTCCGGGTTCCTCGTTCCTCCATCTGGGAAAATCCCACCTTCCGCTCAGTAGGTGCTGGGTGTGTCATGGGTGAAACCGTCCATGCTGAGAACGGAACCCTTTCCCCTTAGATCAGCATTAGATCGGCATTGAAGTTTCAATTCTTAAAGCTCTTTAAAAGTAGGAAATTCTCacgctagccagtttggctcagtggacagaacgttggcctgcagaccaaagagtctcgggttcaataccagtcaagggcacggaccttggttgcaggctcctcccctggtcagggcaggtgcaggagacaaccaatggatgtgtttctctcacatcgatgtttcgctctgtctttccctctctcccactctccctaaaaaccaatggaaaaatatcctccagtgcgGATTAACAGAACAAAAAAGTAGGAAATTCCCAGTGGGCTGTTGAGACTGATTTTGCATCATGCTGGGGCCAACACAGGCCTCTCTCTGCTTTGCCGCCGTGTGGGGAAAGGGACAGTGCTTACTGCTAATGGGGCTCAGAGACCACCGCGCATGTGCGCCGAAGCATTTAAAGCAGTTGGGCaccagctctagctggtttggctcactggatagagtgtctgcccttggactgaatggtcctgggttcgattcgagtacctcggtttcaggctcgatccccagcctggTTGGGGCttatgctggaggcaaccaattgatgtgtctctgtcacatcattgtttctctctctctcccgctccttttcactttctaaaaatcaatggattaacaaaataaaataaataaaataaaataaaataaaataaaataaaataaaataagggcaGGCACCAAACACTGGATAAATGTAGCTTTCGTTGTAACTTGTTCATGATTGACTTGAAGTCCTGTTATTTATCGAAGAAAAGTAAACAGCAAACGGATGGCATTCTCATGCATGAACTCCACGGCCTGTGAAAATCGCAGCTGAGGCCTGGGGACATGTCATGGGATTTATGAGCTGACGCCTCTGGGGACGATGGCACAGCCTCTTTCAGACGGTGCTGCTCTCCGGAACCGGGGCCAAGACACCGGGGCTTCAGAAACGGGGAGCTGGCTGCCTGCCAAGGGGGGAGACCTCCGAGAGAGGCAGAGATTTGCGTGTCCACAGGTTGCTTCTGACATCAGGCAAGGAcacctggccccaggcccctgctTGCTCTGTCTGCATGGTGACGGGTCTGGGAAGGAAGACAGAAGCAGGTggacccagctggcgtggctccgtggttgagcattgacctatgaaccaggaggtcagggttcaattccaggtcagagcacatgcccgggttgcgggctccatccccaatagggggcgtgcaggaggcagccgattaatgatgcTTCTCtccgtctcttcctctccctcttccttcctctctgaaatcaatgaaaatatttttagaaaaaacagAAGCAGATGGGCCGCGGGGCCCCTCCGCTACTGGCAGGACCGCcgaggtgggggagaagggggttggATGGGTGTGACCTCAGGGCAGCCACACAAACAGGTGACTCGTGACAGACGCCCAGGAGGAGCCCTAGAGCCCCCCTGACGCCCTGCAGTCGCCCTCCGAAGCTCAGAATCCCTGGGGATTTTAGCAGGCACCTAAAGGGCATGTTTTCTCCTGTAActccctgtccctcctcaccCGGGCAGCCAGTCCTCCAGAACACGTCAGGAGCGTCTACCCGGGGCCCCTGCCCAGACCACGCATTGCTAGTGATCGGGTCCCGACACCCAGTGTGCTTGAGGCTCACCGGCTTGTCCTAACGAGTGAGCATTGCCTGGGCTCTGTGTGGTGGCTCTCCCCGGGCCCCACTGCCTGGACCTGCAGCGGGTGAGGGGAGCCAGgtgcggctgggggaggggcttggtGTCCAGGTTTGGGGTCAGGTTTGCGGGGGGCCACAGGTGATGCCGAACAAGCTGCTTCGCCTCTCTGGGCTTGCGTTTTCTGATCTGTGTAACGAAATGAAAGCTGGGAGATCCCTCAGCTGTGATGTGGGCATGGGCTCCACTTGCCCTTGGCCTTCCTCAGGCTGCCTCTGTGGAGCGATACAGGgccaccttctcctccacccctggCGTGATCAGTACCGACCTGGCATCTTACGGACCTCCAGGCTTTATCTACCAGCTGTGTggtcttaggcaagttacttaacctctctgtgcctcaggacCATTCCCTGTGGGGAAGGGGTAAGGACAGCCCCTATCATATGAGAGTCAATGAGGATGAAGTGAGAGCAACATGTGGGGCTCAGCAAGGAACTGAACAGAGGGCCCAGTACCTCAGAGCAATCGGGCCTTTCCAAGTTTCCCGGCACCTTCCAACTGGCCcgccccacctgcccttccccaccTAAGCCTCCTTACACAACACCGGTGCCCAGGCCTCCTGAACTGGAACCCCAGAGGTGGGGCCTGGCAGGGGGATTCTGATGTACAAGGAGGGTGGACCCATTGCACTGATTTTCCTGAGAAAATGGAGGCCCTGTTTCCTGGACACATTCACATTCCCCCTTCAGAGCCCAGCCGACTTAGAAGTTGACAAGTGGATCCTGAAATTCACATGGAAATTCAGGAGATCCAGATAGCCagaacaatcctgagaaagaagaactacGCTGAGGACTCACACTGCCCAATGTCAGAACTCACTACAAAGCCGCAGGAATCAAGGCGGCATGGTGCTGGCACACAGCACACAGACGGACCCAGGGAATAGAACCCGGCGTCCGGAAATGAAACCTCACTGTTTTGGTCAATGATTTTCGACAAGGGTGCCGACACCACTGCACGGGGAATGATGATGAGACAACTGGACACtcccatgcaaaaaaaaaaaaatgaatctggagtcctacctcacaccatatgtGGAAATTAGGTCAAAATGGGTCAAATGACTAAATGTAGGAACTAGAGCCATTAAACTTGTAGAAGAAAACGTAGCCATAAATCTTTATGACCTTGAATTAGGCAATAGTTTCTTAGCtacaacaccaaaagcatgaataacaacaacaacaaaataaattgcATTTCATTAAAACTTTGGTGCATCAacagacaccacacacacacacaaaaagtgaaAAGGAcgaaaaaaattgcaaataaagGACCTATACCCACAATGTAAAAAGAACTCTTATggctcaataataaaaagacaaataacccaattttaaagTGGGCAGAGATCTGAATGAACTTATCTTCATGGGCCAATAAACACACAAGAAGATGCTTGCATTCGGCCACCAGGAAAATGCAAACGAAAGcctcaatgagataccacctcacccTCACTAAGAGGGCTgcgtttttttaaaacaaaatcataaaaagtgttaacaaggatgtggagaatttAGAACCTTCAGACACTCTAGAAAAGAAACCTAATAATACGGCTGCTTTGGGAAATATTCTGGctgttcctcagaaaattaagcaTATAGTTACCATGTGACCTAACAATCCCACTCCTAGATATACTGTATACCCAAGAGGgtgaaaacatgttcacacaaaagctTGTACATGAATGTGCATAGCAGCCTTATtcgtaaaaaacaaaaaagtagaaacaacccacgtgtcttattaatatataaaaatacatttttttaaatggggtatAGCCATacctggaatattattcagccgtgtaaagaaatgaagtactgatgcatgctacaacatggatggatcttgaaaacatgctaagcaaagaaaaccaaacacaaaagaCCACATCCTGCTCATTTCATTAATATGAAATTTCTGGAATACACAaaacccatagagacagaaagtagactagTGAGCGCCTAGGGCTGTGGGGGACGGGAAATGACTGCATATGGGTcctttttcaaatgaggaaaatacTCCAAAATTGCCTACAATGGTTGcatatctgtgaatatactaaaaaccattcaTGCGAACACTTGGGGTGTATTTtatagtatgtaaattatatgtcaaagatgttaagtaaaaaaaaagatagataattAGAATTCCAACATTTAGAATACATATTCTTCCTTTTAAGCATTAAGTTAAGGCACTCCATTATCTGcggaagaatcctatataataaaagcatagtatgcaaattgtctccttgaccaggagttgtcCTGGAGTTAGACcagggggcaaggccagcagggggaagggagggaggccccagctggcagccggcagccagcagcctctagggacctaccaatgcatgaattctgtgcactaggcctcgaGGAGAAGACATAAAGGACTAACACCGCATCAACAGGAACACACATGTGCTGAGCTAGGAATTCTGTAGTAACATATAGTCCTATCCCCccaaaatgaaaactaaatgttAGAGCTATGCTGTTCAATACAGCAGCTGCGAACCAAATTTGCATTTCACTTAttacatttattacatttattaaatttgcatcacatttattaaaattaaatagaactTAAAATTCGGTTCCTCACTCACCCTGGGCACATATCAAGTACTTGATAGCCAAGCATGGCTAGTGGAGACTCTATTGGACAGTGTTGATCACAGAACATTTACATCACTGCAGAAAGTTCTGGAGCTTCATTAACACCTGGGTCACATTGTATTGGGAAGCACGTTGAGAGAAAAATCAAGTACCCAGAtgttatagtaatagtgataagaataaCACCAGAGTGGGTTGGGGCAAAATCCACTCTAGGAAGTGACTAATCCTAGAATGGACTTTTTCAGTTATAGGACTTTGCTCATAGAGGACACATTAAATACTTGTGGATTAGCAACTAAACACAATTCTTTTCTTTCGTCTGCACAGATCAACCACTCTGATGATGCAAAGGACAGTGGCTCGGGCTGGCCTGCAGAAGTACAGATAGAAGGCTGTGTACCGAAGGAGTCAAGCTAACCTTGTGCAGacttaataaatgtgtgtgtgttttttatagacAAATGAATCAGGGAATGGCCCATGAATCTTATCCAACAGTCAATATTTGATTTTATGGGTTTTGTTGTCAACCAACCAATATTTGCTAGTTGCATGAAATCTTGGCACACAGTATTTTCATGCCAATATTTATACAGTGCAAATATTAATGAGCAGGAAGACTGAGATGAATGGAAGTTGTTTAATGAAGGGGTTTAACGTGGAACGGACAGCGCTGGGGGAAGTGACCCCTGCTTGTGAGTGTGTGGAGTTATTTTATGCTCAGATCTAAGCTTGACCCTGTAGTCAGCTCTGCAGAGAGAAGGCCTTGGTCCCATGACCATCGAGCACACCCTCTTATGGGACAGTCATCTCTTCGGGGAAGGAGCGATGGTCCGAGGGCCTGGCAAAGCTGCCCTGGTCAGCGCGGGTTGAGCCCTTGAACTCTTCCTGTGGGTCCATGAGCTTACCATTTCATTATTAAACCTGGGCGCCTCCTACCT of Eptesicus fuscus isolate TK198812 chromosome 3, DD_ASM_mEF_20220401, whole genome shotgun sequence contains these proteins:
- the FAM3B gene encoding protein FAM3B, with translation MARARRLLARRDRRRRLGTLRAVLFIFASVCAWYSGYLLAELIPDAPLSSAIYSIRSIGERPILKAPAPKRQKCDLRAPCPPNTYAYRLLSGRGTDSYAKICFEDELLIGKKIGNVGRGINIAIVDYVTGKAIAARYFDMYEGDNSGPMTQFIQGAPAKSLLFMVTHDDGSTQLQEDAKETIEALGSKEIRNMRFRSTWVFLTAKGFELPAGLQREKINHSDDAKDSGSGWPAEVQIEGCVPKESS